A stretch of DNA from Perca flavescens isolate YP-PL-M2 chromosome 11, PFLA_1.0, whole genome shotgun sequence:
gtatttccattttatgctacttaaCACTGCTACACATTAGAAGCAAtcttatactttttacttcattaCATTCTACAtaaattactagttactttgcagattaagattaatacaaaatataaatcaactgtTAAAGCATGATGTATTATAAAGATtaagctacccagcagtatataaGTATTTTCTTTAAGTGAATGCATGCTAATACTTGAATGTACTTTTAAGATTTGAATGCAGGACATATTCAGGattatttttacactgtggtattgctgagATTAAATGCACTGAATCAATGAGTCTAAATTTGGGATCAGAGTTAGACTCAACTAATATTTTAATAACTATAATTAAGAGGTGAATGCAGTAAATGGGTAATGCAGACTTCTGATTAGGTTTCTCTCCTTCTTGTGCTCAAAATATTGTGCTCCTCTCCTCTTCAATTCTCTCAGATGACGATATCTTAAACAGACCTGTATGAAACTGGGCTCATGAATAAACAAGTCAGTCTGAAATGTTTAGGAACTGTTATTGTAtggaaaattaacaaaaaactacaaaagttATACTATTTTAACATGGCATGATTGTAAACAATGTATTAATGAAatggcaaaacaaaacaataatgacaatacGATGCACAAATACAtctaaaatatttaatattttcagcACACAAAAGGTTTTCAGACAGTTACTGTATCTCCAAAGAGAAATGTGCTCACATGAAGCAAAGGCAAACAATCATAACAACTCTTTGCATGCtgatgtcaaaataaatatttgtatacAGTTTACAACACATATTTTCACAAACttaaatatgtataaatattgTTTGATACAAAAGATACGAAACAACTGAATATCAGGAATATCAAGACTTTGCATTTTTAAAGCATCACATAGTGTTTACATGAAATGTTAATCTGATAAATGAGATACCCCCCAAAAATTGTTAATTCCTTAAATTGTCACTCTTGTTTGACTTGGAGATGATGGTGCAGCACAGATATATGAGAGGTACTTTACCAACCAACAATTACTGCTGTTATCAGTATCACAAATTACTGTAATAAAAGGCTTAACAAGTCATGCATCTGAAACAATATCTCATTATCAGATACGTCATTAGGCCCTCCATGTAATTGCCTGTTGGAGTAAATTCATCCCAATGCAAGCGCATGTCATGAAGTGAAGCAACATCAGAGTGTAACATTTCTTTCCCTGAGTGGTTTAAGACCTGCGTGGCTCAAGTCCATTAGAGAGCTGAGATAGCGTCCTTTGGTTGTCGATCACGTTGAGTTGACGTACGTAAGTCCGAACTTCCGGGTTCTTGCTGGCCAGAGGTGAATCTGGACCTGGTTAAATGAGTGATGGATAAGtaataatgttaaaatgaaattaattcCCTGAAAAATCCACAACAGAGAACTGGAGTCTAATTGAAATTTGTTATTCAAACCATTTTGATACTTTATCCCAATTTTCCTCGCTATGAAATAAACTTTTGGGATGTACACTCACTGAATGGTTGGCTCCTACAGTATCTCACTATCTTCACCGTGTTAGCGATCATCCGCTGAAAACCAAAGAGCAATGATCAGCAACAGATATCAGCAATTAACTGAATAgcgggaaaaaaaagatttacacCAACTGTTAGACAATAATCTGCACCTTCAGAGCCTCACCATTTTCTCAAAATTGACCAAATAATCGATAAACGTCTTGTTGCCCTCATGAGTGAATGTCATGTCTGGAAAAGACCAATTGTTTAGATGGTTAAAGCTGTTGAAGAAACAATACAATAACagaacaattgtgtcataaagGTTAAAATTATGTTGAATTCAAAATAAACGGTCATCAAATAAAATTCTGACCTTTGATCAGCAGTGGCATAAAGGGAATGATGGGAGGCTCCAGCTTGGCAACTGTCAGTCGGTACGCCCGGTGGTTCCTGGACGGGTCCTGTGGAAACAATCACACTGTTCTGAGATCTGCCGTCGCCATGTTAAACAGATCCTTCACAGTGCCATCCGAGGATGATGCTGCTAAACCAGCTGACAGTGGAAGATATGCTGATTTTGGATAGAAAACATGACAACTCAAAGATGGAGACCCTTTGAAGTACAAAATGAGTCATTTCAACTTACCATGAAGTTTTCAAATTCTGAATAAAACTTCTTGAATTTGTTGGGAATTTTCTGTGAAAACAGATGCAACTAAAGGTTAACTTGCAGTTGGGATAAGAATAATTTTGACACAGGCAGGTACCCACCTCCCATGTCTGCCTCAATCTGCACACTGCTGGGTTACTCAGTCCCATAATGATAGCAAAGAAGGCGTTTAGATTCCTGTACTCTTTGCAGCTttgacagaaaacatgaaaaagtagagtagtgaataaacaaaactgtaagataaatcaaagaaaaagcagaatagacagtaaaaaaaaatccacttacTGGGCCGCAATCTTGATGAACTTCTTTAGAAGCTGCACTCTCTTGCTAAGCTGAGAACACAGACACATCTCTGTGATCACCCAAAACTGAATTTCATTAAACCTCCTCAGGAACAGGTCCAGGTTCACCGTGGTTTTCTTGACGTTTTGCCTCCCAAATGTGTGATAGATGAGTTCAAGCTGTTGGACAccaaagaaaaacacttttgtGAACAAAATAGTGGATCAACTGAAAGTAAACCAAATTAACTTGAAGTTATGCCACCAAGTCTGGTCTCACAGTCATACCTCATGTACACAGTGAAAGAGCTCCCAGTCATAGGAAGTCATGTGGAAAGCCACATCCTTAGAGCTCATTAACTCAAAACCGGCCAACAGCCCTGTAGAGGAACACTCCTGCTCAGGTAGAGGGGTCTAGTAAACAAGAAATAACAGCCTTTTATATTTGATAATCATGTAATCTACTGTTTCAGGAATTCTTGTTttacaatattaaaaacaacaatgcaAAGACCATCTTCTTGTGACATAAACCAAAATACGTTAACatgttaaaaatgaaatgagaaGAAAGCAGCTAAGCTGCATATAAAAGTAAATTCTGCAGTTTGactttacaataaaaacattcacatcttTATAACAAATCTGCACATTCACTAGGTTGCTTAAAAGCTAAAAGCATGGaaatttacagtatataatatgAAAAAAGCTAAAAAGCAAAGGATTTCAGAGTTGTACAGCTATGCATAGGGTTTCAGTGAGCCATCTTTTATATGATGACAATGTGCTGTGTAATTAGAGATTAACCCACCAAAGAATCCAACTGATCCCTCCGGCAGGCAAACAGTCGTCCATTTACGCTGAGAGTGGAGAACACTGAAACATCATTAGGCTTGAAGATGACTTTCTCtgtagaacaaaaaaaacatgacacagagggttaaaaaaaacatttatatattattattattattattattattattattattattattattattattattattattattatctataAAACAACGAGAGAATCTACAACTCTCTAACGccttttttagccatgctaacaTGGTGGACTTATGGTCGGTCCAACACTATGatgcagattgaaatatctcaataaCTATTAGATGGATAAATAATTTAGTGAAAATAGTGAAATGGATTGGATGGAttaccatgaaatttggtacatacattcatgttcccctcacgATGAATTGTACTAATGTTGGTGATCCATGAACTTTCTATATAGcttcatcatcaggtcaaaatttgaCATTCCTTGTCTGCAACTGCCTTTTTTCAATTTCTAAAATGACTGAACAATGTGGTTGAGGTAGTTGTGAAGTCTCAGACTTTCACACTGAGAGATGGTAATGGTATTGGACAACGTATACCATTATGTTATAATATTGTACTATCTGTCCTTCAAGAGCTCTCTCATGCTACATTGTAGCCTTGATTTTTCCTTGCAAAGCTAAAGTTCACTGGTTAGAGATACAGTATATGAGCCGTATGATAATAAACTCCAAGCAAGAGAGCAGCTACAGCTCTGTATCTGTTTACTTGCCTCCGATAAGGAAAGTGCAAGGCCAAGTGTGGACGAGTAAGAGCTGCATTAGAGCCTTCTGGCAGAGACAGTGGAACATCACTACAGTAAGGAGCAGCCACTAACACCAACAGCAACATGCTGAATGTCATGAAAAAAACTGAGCTCAGGTTTTTCCCAAGTTGCTTTAAAGGCCATTCTTTAGCACCTACTGTAGCACCCATTTACAGTCCGCAAAAGGGAGCTAATTTCTCACTATATCAGTCGGGAATTTATTAGTATATCTCCCTGCTTGGGCTCTCCCTGCTGGTGCCGTCTCCAATCATTTGATTAACATGTAGCTGCCGCCGCTCTCACCTCCTGTCGAACTGAGGTTGACCAGGAGCAGGTCCTCCGCCGACCCCAGCTTGTCGGCCACAGCACCGATGACCTCCCTGACTGGGGCGGCCACAGGGACACGGATTGTTGTGTAGGTGTGGTCACAGCAGAAGACTTTGAGCAGAACTGGAGGCATGAATCAGAGCAAATATGGGACTGTCAGCAAGACGGAAAGAAGGAGTGGTGAAGCTGTACTGGAAAGTTGGATGCAGTTGGATTAATGCAAATCTGAGGGGTCACTGGGTACATCTGAGGGGTTGTGGATTGATTcacaaggggaaaaaaacacgtTTCTCtagttttgcttttcttttgaaACCCTGGTTAGTTTTTCCACacacattgcttttttttaagagGTCATAAGCCAAAAAGGTTAGGATTCACTAGGTTAAAGCTTCCACTGTCCAGCAAAGTTCGAAGAGAACTGACTTTGATTAAGCATTTGCAAAAAACaatgtccatgtgtgtgtgattgtgtaggcaaaagatgtacaaaaaacaaaaaaaaaacacacaggaagGAACCAAACTTAAAACAAACAGGCGTGAGTGTTTGTCTAATGAAGACCTGATGGCGTAAAAACAAGGCTAAATAAAAGTTTCAAATAGCGGATATAATATAACAGTGACGGCAAAAATTTACTGTTTACGATCCAGAGTCTCGGACAAATTTTGTATCATACACCCAAACATGTGGAGGCATGTCCATTACTCACTTTCGTCATTACTCTTGATGGGCTGACGTTTCTGAAGCTTCTCATCCCCCATACTGAACTGCCGCAGTAGGACTTTGTGCTGTGACAAAGTTTAACAGATTAAGGCATTGTGACATTTTCGCACATTACAATGAAAACTAAACATAAGCTTtagtttgaaagaaaaaaaatcggtATCTTACCTTTTTCTGTGAGACTCTGACATCTTCAGTGCTAAAGTGTGAAAAAATAGGCAGCAATTAAGCTAAAGTGATGTATGTTggatttgtgttgttttatataacccagaataatatatatatatatatatatatatatatatatatatatatatatataattatgtgCGCAAACAGGAGGATCAcagtacaaaatgaaaaaattataaatatagatttagatttatgaTTAAGATGTATTCATTCACTTACTTTCGCTTTACACTTCTCTCAAGTTCTGTTAGTTGATCCTTGAGGGCTGGAATGGCTTTGGCATCATTAGATACCGCCATGAGAAACTCCTGCAAAACACAGTTGTAAGTTCAAAGTAGTAAACTCAAGGTAAAGACAGCAACAGTGAGATGTAGCTAAAGAGCTTGGAgtcagtgttatttttttcaccaatataaaaaaaaaaaaaatcaatcatttGAAACACAGTTGACCCCCGGTTATAACAGTGGTCTTAATGTTACTCATATCTATATGCTGACCTCTAGGAAAGCCACAGAGACATCCTCCTCCTGCAGGTGATCTCCATGTACAGCAGCCCATTGCATCACCAGGCGGATCACCCTGCGCTTGTTGTTATATGTATAGTCCAGCTTCTCCTGTTCAGAGCCCTGCGAGGCCTGGGCATGGTAGGTGCACAGCAGTTAA
This window harbors:
- the rapgef4a gene encoding rap guanine nucleotide exchange factor 4 isoform X2, giving the protein MAGLLAPPYGVMDSGCSGDRMPDKENISNNSFVSVSKHQNKKSVIESPAKSHLKCISQVPSEKILRAGKILRNAILSRAPHMIRDRKYHLKTYRQCCVGTELVDWQMQQSSCIHSRIQAVGMWQVLLEEGVLNHVDQELSFQDKYLFYRFLDDEQEVASLPGEEERKESQEELQDTLLLLSQIGPDAHMRMILRKHPSERTADDLEIIYEELLHIKALSHLSTTVKRELAGVLIFESHAKAGTVLFSQGEEGTSWYIILKGSVNVVIYGKGVVCTLHEGDDFGKLALVNDAPRAASIVLREDNCHFLRVDKEDFNRILRDVEANTVRLKEHGQDVLVLEKSLGSSRTSSHGASSSHYKYKVMSGTPEKILEHLLEMMRLDSQFTESDSALDDYALMHCVFIPNSQLCPVLMAHYHAQASQGSEQEKLDYTYNNKRRVIRLVMQWAAVHGDHLQEEDVSVAFLEEFLMAVSNDAKAIPALKDQLTELERSVKRNTEDVRVSQKKHKVLLRQFSMGDEKLQKRQPIKSNDEILLKVFCCDHTYTTIRVPVAAPVREVIGAVADKLGSAEDLLLVNLSSTGEKVIFKPNDVSVFSTLSVNGRLFACRRDQLDSLTPLPEQECSSTGLLAGFELMSSKDVAFHMTSYDWELFHCVHELELIYHTFGRQNVKKTTVNLDLFLRRFNEIQFWVITEMCLCSQLSKRVQLLKKFIKIAAHCKEYRNLNAFFAIIMGLSNPAVCRLRQTWEKIPNKFKKFYSEFENFMDPSRNHRAYRLTVAKLEPPIIPFMPLLIKDMTFTHEGNKTFIDYLVNFEKMRMIANTVKIVRYCRSQPFSPDSPLASKNPEVRTYVRQLNVIDNQRTLSQLSNGLEPRRS